A region from the Acyrthosiphon pisum isolate AL4f chromosome A1, pea_aphid_22Mar2018_4r6ur, whole genome shotgun sequence genome encodes:
- the LOC100165055 gene encoding transcription initiation factor TFIID subunit 11 codes for MENIMFNKDQEMESSGYKDYSQEDLFLVPEPKRSNDQHNSSDPFGKKKKDKSKKQIEAEEREKMRVLVSNFTEEQLDRYEMFRRSVFPKAAIKRIVQTITGNSVSQNVVIAMSGIAKVFIGEIVEEALDIMEAQEDSGPLHPKHLREAVRRLRKTGAIPSSKGRKLPFYI; via the exons atggaaaatattatgttcaataaggATCAAGAAATGGAGTCTTCTGGTTATAAAGACTACTCACAAGAAGATTTGTTTTTAGTTCCAGAACCAAAACGGTCTAACGATCAACATAATTCTTCCGAtccatttggaaaaaaaaagaaggataaaagtaaaaaacaaattgaagcAGAAGAAAGAGAAAAAATGAG AGTTCTTGTATCCAACTTCACTGAAGAACAATTGGATAGATATGAAATGTTTAGAAGATCGGTGTTTCCTAAAGCAGCAATTAAAAgg aTCGTACAAACCATTACTGGAAATTCTGTATCTCAAAATGTTGTAATTGCCATGTCGGGTATTGCAAAAGTTTTTATTGGTGAAATAGTTGAGGAag CTCTTGACATAATGGAAGCTCAAGAAGATTCAGGACCATTACATCCTAAACACTTAAGGGAAGCTGTAAGGCGGCTTAGAAAAACTGGAGCTATTCCATCTTCCAAAGGTAGAAAACTACCTTTTTACATTtag
- the LOC103310455 gene encoding RNA exonuclease 1 homolog, translated as MLPSKGYFKALECPYYTGSFCDRPYCHFKHSKQDFLSDTNCQIVAETENKPVVTASDKSKSPEEPRLKQKVKSKIIEYIPKCIKPKNPELGVKSSTYGSTTETGKKDIPILEYIPSCVNDINLDFELEQSNNEFNRKEQTESINYTEGISTTYDISTNSTKQNTGISEYIPTVIEKPSDKTNKTEDKYHEHRSSSKRKHESSKKSSSRSKKPKRDKSPEHRKDKKDRDNEKKSEKRHSRDKSINLDTMNTPTIPSGPKSLKEVVKEKVKKKLVKPDPINSDIVSSRVSSSDEGNDPSTALIESSLNEFFGSEDSDTEQKSCNVVAAKVKKRISHISTTSIFAQINATTIIRPRTTKSLHEMVANRVQSIQNNVIGSHPSVTTINLNSDPSLPSLKTKSRIAHQSKVEPSTTESQTPTNSNINNKEITANIKLNLRLKSFKNGSNMPNPLRQSCLEKLYKAFINHYSSEEAIDKAHTTEEEVHSKAKSSGIYRNLIVQSVMKANKSPQLQVKSNPYYPSHMYGICLYELLKKYILTQDDLEKNGFPLMGDNKLAYISKNAYYYRPLSKKRNGDKFVCMNCRSEFEVDKRGMPTLTLTKCIYHSGKLKFERSKNEKFWVCCDKRQHESGCESSIYHVPDKFDEDALENFVVTKSKKSDKKEEIPNFYALDCEMVNTTFGTEIVRVTVINHEGEEVYESKVKPFNPILDYKSKYSGITEESLRGCSKRLSDVQQDLLKMFDKDSILIGHSLDSDLKALKMVHYNVVDTSVMYPHKYGPPYKWGLKLLSEQHLQRIIQSEEGHDSKEDALASLDLVWKKLKEDVKKFKPVNIISIGGR; from the coding sequence ATGTTGCCTTCCAAAGGTTATTTCAAGGCTCTTGAATGTCCATATTATACTGGCTCATTCTGCGATCGACCATATTGTCACTTCAAGCATAGTAAACAAGATTTTTTGTCTGATACAAACTGTCAAATTGTTGCTGAAACAGAAAACAAGCCTGTTGTCACTGCATCTGATAAATCAAAGTCGCCTGAAGAACCAAGATTAAAACAAAaggtaaaatctaaaattattgaatatatacctaaatgtattAAGCCAAAGAATCCTGAATTGGGTGTCAAATCTTCTACTTATGGTTCAACTACTGAAACTGGTAAAAAAGATATTCCCATACTCGAATATATACCTTCGTGTgtcaatgatataaatttagattttgaactTGAACAaagtaataatgaatttaatagaaAAGAGCAAACAGAATCAATTAACTACACTGAAGGAATTTCAACAACTTATGATATTAGTACTAATAGTACTAAACAGAATACAGGTATTTcagaatatatacctactgttattGAAAAACCTTcagataaaactaataaaactgaAGATAAATATCATGAACACAGATCATCTTCAAAACGTAAACACGAGTCTTCAAAAAAATCTTCAAGTAGATCTAAGAAACCTAAAAGAGATAAATCTCCAGAACATAGAAAGGACAAAAAAGACAGAGATAATGagaaaaaatctgaaaaaagaCATTCAAGAGATAAAAGTATTAATCTTGACACTATGAATACACCTACCATTCCTTCTGGCCCTAAGTCGTTAAAAGAAGTTGtaaaagaaaaagtaaaaaaaaaattagttaaaccCGATCCTATAAATTCGGATATAGTGAGTTCCAGAGTCAGTTCAAGTGATGAAGGAAATGATCCGTCAACTGCACTAATCGAATCAAGTTTAAACGAATTTTTTGGTTCAGAAGATTCCGATACTGAGCAAAAATCATGTAATGTTGTAGCAGCTAAAGTAAAAAAACGAATATCTCATATTTCCACAACAAGCATATTTGCACAAATTAATGCTACAACAATTATAAGACCAAGAACTACAAAGTCACTTCATGAAATGGTAGCAAACAGAGTACAatctattcaaaataatgtaattggAAGTCATCCAAGTGTcactacaattaatttaaatagtgaTCCTAGTTTACCATCATTAAAGACTAAAAGCCGTATTGCTCATCAGTCAAAAGTTGAACCAAGTACTACAGAGTCTCAAACACCaacaaattctaatataaacaataaagaaataactgcaaatataaaattgaatttgagactaaaatcatttaaaaacggAAGTAATATGCCGAATCCTTTACGGCAAAGTTGTTTGGAGAAACTTTATAAAGCCTTCATTAATCACTATTCATCCGAAGAAGCAATTGATAAAGCCCATACAACCGAAGAAGAAGTTCACAGTAAAGCTAAATCATCTGGAATTTATAGAAACCTTATTGTTCAATCTGTAATGAAAGCCAATAAATCACCTCAATTACAGGTTAAGAGTAATCCATATTACCCTTCACACATGTATGGTATATGTCTGTAtgaattattgaagaaatatattCTAACACAAGATGATTTGGAAAAAAACGGTTTTCCACTAATGGGTGATAATAAATTGGCatatatttccaaaaatgcTTATTATTACCGACCACTTTCTAAAAAACGCAATGGTGATAAATTTGTATGCATGAATTGTAGAAGTGAGTTTGAAGTTGATAAACGTGGTATGCCTACACTTACATTAACCAAATGCATTTATCATTCTGGCAAACTAAAGTTTGAAAGatcgaaaaatgaaaaattttgggTATGCTGTGACAAAAGACAACATGAATCTGGTTGTGAATCAAGTATTTACCACGTACCTGATAAGTTTGATGAAGATGCCTTGGAAAATTTTGTCGTgactaaaagtaaaaaatctGACAAAAAAGAAGAAATACCAAATTTTTATGCCCTAGATTGTGAAATGGTCAATACTACATTTGGTACTGAAATTGTTCGAGTTACAGTCATCAATCACGAAGGAGAAGAAGTGTATGAATCCAAAGTGAAACCTTTTAATCCTATACTTGATTATAAATCTAAATACAGTGGAATTACTGAGGAATCATTAAGGGGTTGTTCAAAGAGATTGTCTGATGTTCAACAAGATTTATTGAAGATGTTTGATAAAGATTCAATTTTAATTGGTCATAGTTTAGACAGTGATTTAAAAGCATTAAAAATGGTTCATTATAATGTAGTAGATACAAGTGTAATGTATCCCCATAAATATGGTCCTCCGTATAAGTGGGGTTTGAAGTTATTGTCTGAACAACATTTACAAAGAATTATTCAAAGTGAGGAGGGCCATGACAGCAAGGAGGATGCTTTAGCTTCACTGGATTTAGTTTGGAAGAAATTAAAAGAGGATGTGAAGAAATTCAAGccagttaatataataagtataggagGTAGATAA